The stretch of DNA CCTTCAGATCAAGTCCTGGGGTATCAATGATGGTGAGGTTAGGACAGTGTGCAAATTTAGCTCTCATTACAATTGGCTTAGGAGAAACTGAAGTTTTAGTCTTTGTTGATTTTATGACATCCGCAATTGTTGATGCTGAAACAACTGGACTTCCATATTCTTTAGAATCTTCTTCCTGTTTTCAATTGTCAATTTTAAGTATCAACGAAAAAGAAGACAATGCAAACATAGGAAGCTGCTCAAATGGAGCATTTACTCAATGAATACCCAGATGTtacagaaaaaaaaacttttttctaGCAAACATTAACCCTATAGTTTAAGATTATTCAGATCTAAAACAAAATGAATCCTTGGTAAATAGATACATTATCGATATTTAACAAAATTGATCCGTCTAATTTATTATAAAGAAAAAGCCTTAAATTTTTCGATCtttgattttaaatatttcttttgattatataatttgaaATTCTTCCATCCAAAATCCAGTTATTACttcatataaattaaataaacacaGATAAAAGCCCAATTCagcatataaaaaaatcaataaaaaactttaaatagaAACATAAAAACAAGCCCCctaaaaataaagttattaaatCAAAAGCACCCAACTCTAAAAGCAAAAACCACCTGAAAGCGACAACGAGGCTCAAGTGCAGAACGGTAATGAACCATCTGCAAAAGGAAAGGTTGTTGAGTACCCATTTCAATTTCACGCACATTGAAACGGAATCCAAGCAAAGCTTCAAGGAGAGAGCTTTTTCCATCAGATTGACTGCTGAGGGCTACAATTTTCGGGAATCGGCAACTTCTCTCCGAAGGCCACTACCATGGCTTGGAGGCGATTGTAGGCTTCGAAACGGGAAAGGGAAGGGGTGGGGGAAAGGGAAGGAGAAGGGGAAAGGAGAGAAGAATGggtcattttccggaaaatgtcttaccgaattcaaaatggtaagacattttcctaaaACAAGAACtcctttttccttgttttgtaaaatattttacaatagGAAATcattttccgccaatcaaacactggaaaacttgtaattaattttCCGAAAAATCAATTCCGCCAATCAAACAGACCTACATCTGaagaaaaatacttttttttaagttaaaattttcactCAACCAATGTTTGTTTAGCAATGTTTTGGAGTGAAAAGTACTTTTTGAGGAAAAAGTCCTTGTCAAAAGCACAACTGAACGGGCCCTGGGCCCTAAGTTAAAAAAGATGGTGCAATAGATGGTGGCTGCCAGTGTCATTAGAATTTAGAAATAGTAGTAGCTCATTTTCCTCACCAATTGTGACAATGAATAAGAAAAGTGGGTCTTAGAGATTATGTGTAGATTATAGGCAACTAAGTCAATTAAATTTTAAGGATGAAGTTCTCATCCCgattattgaagagttaaaagatattttttctttccttttctaaGTTAGACTTGAGGGATGGTTATCATCAAATCAAGATGTGAGAGCCTGATATGTGAGAGCCTGATATTCTCAAGACAACCTTTAAGACACATGAGGGAAATTATGAGTTTTTCATGATGCCTTTTGATCTCATTAATGCTCTTTCTACTTTAAGGATCGATGAATGTGGTATTAAAGCCATTACTTAGGAAGAGTGTCCAggttttatgtatttatttatgatattttgGTGTTTTCTTAGGATTAAGACACATACGTGAAGCATTTAAGATAATTCGAGATCATCAGTTGTTTGCTAAGAAAAGTAGATGTCAATTTGGGGCAAAGGAGATTGAGTATTTAGGACATACCATTTCTTAAGGAGGGGTTCCAATGGACAGGAGTAAAGTGGAAAGTGCCTATTGGCCTATTCCTAAGTTTGTTAAAGAACTTTGAGGATTTTTTAGACTGCCGGGTTATTGAAGAAGGTTTGTTAAGGGTTATGAGAGCATTGCTAAGCCCTTAACTAAGCTGTTAAAAAAATCAGAACGGCAATGGAGTGATAAGCCAACCCAGGCCTTTGAAGAATTAAAAGTGGTCCTGTCTTCAGCTCCAATCTTGGCTCTTCCTGATTTTGACATTGAGTTTGTGGCTGAAACAAATGTCTTATGGAGCGGAAATAAAAAGATAgacctttaatttatttcaacaaAGCTTTAGCACCTAGGTATCAGGCCTTGTCCATTTATGACAAGATGTTAGCTGTGTCATTAGTAATTAAGGAATGGAATTGATATTTGGCGAGGAGACACTTAAAATCAAGATAGACCATACAAAGTTTGAAGCTTTTAGTTAGCAACCAGGCCACTACACCTTTTCAACAGTTATGGGTCACTAGAATGTTGGGGTATGATTATGAAGTGATCTATAGAAAAGGTACTACTATTACTGTGGCATATATGTTGCCTAAAAACCTTAAATTCAGTAAACCACAATTGATGCAGATATCACTAGTGTCGCTAATTTGCTGTCTAGAATTAAGTTGTCTTGGCAGTAGGATGCAAAGATCCAGAAGATTGTGGTTGCGTTGAATGGGAATTTATATCCTAAATATTCTTAGGATGGCAGGCTTTTGAAGGGGAATGGAAAGATTGTGGTTGGGAATGATCTGAGTTGAAATGGGAATCACTGGCTCATTTTTCATAACAAATCCATTGGGGTCATTTTGGGGTGGCAATAAAAAGATGTGAAGAATTGAGTGGGAGTTTGTGACTGGCCAAAAGAACAAACCTGAAACACAAGCATTTGACATCTAAACAGCTAAAAGAACACCTATTGACGAATCTATAAGAACGGGCATTTCATCATCTCTCTGGAGACTCTTCACATAATATTATTGAACTGAACTACAAAAAAGTTATATGGGGTGTTTCGGATAATTAGATATCAACGTCAACCCACATTCAGACTATGTTTCatgcaaaaagaacaaaaaaagtaCATTTCTATAACCGATCTGGAAAAATGGACCTGGAGGACATGGTGTAATACGGTCATGAGGCCACACCAACATCAGCAGAGGGGTTCCCGCCATGATTGTTGTAAGCATGGCCACCACCTCCTCTGCCACCTCTGCCTCTATTGTTATAATGGTTACTAGAATAATGATTGGCAGGCTGATCATAATATTGGTTGTGCCCATTCTGGTAGGATACACCTCCCCTTCCACTGCTTCGACCTCCACGACCAACA from Gossypium hirsutum isolate 1008001.06 chromosome D04, Gossypium_hirsutum_v2.1, whole genome shotgun sequence encodes:
- the LOC107898463 gene encoding dynamin-related protein 5A; its protein translation is MGTQQPFLLQMVHYRSALEPRCRFQEEDSKEYGSPVVSASTIADVIKSTKTKTSVSPKPIVMRAKFAHCPNLTIIDTPGLDLKLLGDSHGFSDSIECVISIG